The DNA sequence ttgaaaatctttcgagaactttcatatatatatatatcggtgtcaagtgacccatataaatatgcagtcacaacatccattaagtgcatatctagattcatacttACTGCCATGCTGATCAAATAACGGAACATAATATTATCCATTACAGGAGAATAAGTGACATCAAAGTCTATACCGGGTCTTTGCAAAAACCCTTGGGCAACTAGTCTCGCTTTATATATTACCACCACattcttttcattgtattttcttacaaacacccATTTATATCCAATAGGGATAATATTTTTGGGTGTTCGGATAACGAGTCCAAAAACACAACGTTTATTAAGCGAGTCTAGTTCTGCCTTAATTGCCTCCTTCCATGTATTCTAATCTGAATGCTTCTGGCATTCAAGAATGGATTTTGGTTCTGGATCCAGATTATCTTTTGATACGATCGGCGCTACCGAGGAGGCAAATGAGTCGTCGACGACAgttgtaattctatcatatctcactcccgtgttcatataatttactgcaacctctatattaacatcaacCAAATCCTCATCGTTTCCCAAATCAATAGGATTTTGGCCGTTCCGTATTCACGGAATTGTTATTTGGGGCAGCTGCACTAATTTCACCGGGATTGCTTTCCTCAGCAGGAGGCGCATTGGGTGActgaatgttttttctttttcgcggATTTATGTCTTTAGCCCTTGTGGGTCGTCCACGCTTCCAGAGTTAACTAGGCTCATCGGACATTTTTGGTCCCAAAGGAATCTCCACTCTAGGTGGTGCGTTTTCTGCAGAAATATGGGACTTAGTCACCCCTTTGTGTTCAGTAAATGCATCCGGCAgtttacttgctaaatgttgCAAGTCAATAATCTTCTGAACTTCAAGTTTAGTCATGCTTGTACGTGGATCAaggtaattcaattgatcttccttcTAGAAAATTTCACGGCATTCTTTAAGCTTCAGGCTTTCTCCCCCTAATGCCGGAAAATGTGCCTCATCAAATATGCAATCAGCGAACCGGGGAGTAAACAAGTCGCCCGTCCGGGGCTCCaagtattttataatagatgaagattcatatcccacataaataccaagtcgacgttgaggccccattttggaacgctgtggaggtggtataggaacatatatagcacaaccaaatattcgcaGATGGGAAACATCGGGTTCACATCCACGTACAAGTTGAATCGGGGAGTATTCATGATATGCAGTGGGTCGAATTCTAATCAATGATGCAGCGTGCAATATCGCATGTCCCCATAAACTAAAGGGTAATTTAGCCCTCAACAGCAATGGTCTAGCAATCATTCTCGGGCgtttgattaaaaattatgcTAAGCCGTTCTGTGTATGAGTATGTGGCACAGGATGCTCCACGTCTATCCCAATAGCCATATAATAGTCATCAAAGTCTTTAGACGTAAATTCACCAGCATTATCTAACCGGATCTTCTAGATCGGGTAATCAGGGAATTGTGCACGTAATTTAATTAGCTGAGTGAGTAATTTTGCGAAAGCCATATTACATGTTGACAACAGGTCAACGTATGTCCATCGCGTTGAAGCATCAATCGGGACTATGAAGTACCCGAAAGGTCCATATGCGGGGTGGATAGGCCCACAGATATCTCCTtgaattctatgcaaaaatatagGAGATTCCACTCTTACTTTAGTATGAGACGGCCGTATAATTATTTTACCCTCGGCGCACGAATCACATACATAATCAGTAGGTGAAGGGAGCCCACGATTTGTTAATGCATGTCCAactgaatgtgttaatattcggCGCATCATATTCGACCATGGGTGACCTAAACGGTCATGCCATAATTGAAAACCTTGTGGGTTTGTGAACTTCAAGTTCATCGCAATATGTTTATTACTCACATTTATATAAGTATAATATAACCCAGAGGAGAATGATGgtaacttttccataatttgtttTCTGTATCCACTCATCCGAGTTAGATACAAGTATTCTTTACCACTTTCGGTCTCGGTTTCAATGTGAAACCCATTGGAACGAATATCTTTAAAGCTGAGTAGGTTCCTTTTAGACCATGggcaaaataaagcatcattaataaaaatttctgtgCCCATTGGTAATATTACACGAGCTCTTCCGGAGCCTGTAATTATATTACTATCGCTTGAAATAGTGGTAATATTCCCTTCGCAATTTTTTAATGCCTCAAAGAACTTCCTCTGCTAGAGGATAGTATGTGTAGTACCACTATCTACAAGACAAATAATACCATTATTCTCCTCGAGATAATTGTTCAGCATCATTGATGACTaacataaaagaataagaaatgaaattataatattaaacgtgaatattatttaaaaactaagagaatacgtgtgaataaacataaacttatatatattgcttaatctaaatccaaaaaatgatcaatatcaaaagatgtattgtcaagagatgattctTTATCCTCCATAAAGGGCTTGGTTGCAACATTggcttccctttttctctcatcttgttCCCTTTGATAGAGGTCAAGCGGGTGCTTTGGGGTGCGACAAGTGGGAGACCAATGGCCTGTAGaaccacatctatgacaaatattggcaccaacCTAGTTAGGTACTTCtggaccttcttttctttgtggaccACGTTTAGGTCCTTATGAACCTCTATCTCGGCTCTTATAAGGTTGATTTTCAAGTTACGCCCTTTGCCCTTCCAATGCCAGtgactcttgtttttatgacgTGCGACATGTGCTTCAGGCACAAGTGCAGATCCAATAAGACGggaattatgattttgcatcaACAACTGGTTGTGCTTTTCTGCTACAAGTAGTGCGGAAATTAATTCTGAATGCTTTGAATAATTCTTTGCCCTATACCGCTGCTGGAGTACAAGGTTATTGGCATGGAAGgtagataatgttttttccaacatttcAATCTCTGTGATCTGCTGGCCACAAAGTCTTAATTGTGATACAATTCGATGAATAGCAGAATTATATTCTGCTGCGGACTCAAAGTCCTGAAAGCGTAAATTGATCCATTCAAACTTGGCATGAGAAAGGACCACTTATTGTTGATGATCAAAGCGATCCTTCGGGGATTGCCATAGAATTGCAGGGTCCTCCTCGGTCGGATACTCGGCCTTTGAATCTTCATGTAAATGGTGGCGAATGAAGATAAGAGCCTTAGCCTTCTGGGCCGGGGTATAATTAGATTCTGGGAGAATAGATCGACTAAGATCTAATGATGTTAAGTGTATTTTGACATCAAAAACCCATGTTAGATAATTACTTCCGGTAATATCTAACATTGCAAACTCTCTCTTGGTAATGTTTGacatacttaaaaagaaaatgtagagatGTTAGATAATGAAGAGGTAAAGATGTGTTACCTCGAGTGATATCCAAGATTCTAACCGGTTCGTGCCGATAacgtgttgtaaaagtaaacggtgatctttggaatcaactcagaaacataacaccaacttgaaatatgagagaagagataagagagaagtcgggagcaaatgttaactctttttcattgcctcaacaagtttacaaaagcctctatttataggctagagggtacattacattgagagaggaaaagctgctcatggaatgtgaaaggtgaaacatcaatccatatcaatgtacatcaatgtatatcaatgtatttgtaacatacattggaagagaaaatggtgaaaggtgaagcatccacctatgattaatatatttataacacatATGTCATGTCTAACTTCCTTACAATTGAAATCGGTTCCTTAATTTGCACTGCTTAAATAAACAACATTATACGTAAATTAGCTATAACTCACCGAGTATCGTAGTACAACACTAGTTTATTGCATAATGCCAAGCtttaaatcaaatgaaattcgttattggaagattttttttttaatgtttgagCAATACGATACTTCTCTTTATGTATTTTTGACATTTAAGTAGATAAAATATAGAGGTtttggaaaggaaaacaaactatagctttaggactaaatttgaaaaaaaatttgtctctcTATTCACATCTTGATCAAAGTaaataagagagaaaaattttgGAGATGACAAATCAATCAACGAATGTTTATTAGTTGAACGCACGAAGGCCACGTGGCAAAGTTATGCCAAGTGGCCGGGCTTCAGCtataaataattatatcatAAATATGCACtaacatatatttttattgGATAAATATGAATCCTCAATGAAGAGGCGGGTATTCACATTGACAACATCTTTGTCGAAGTAGACAAGAAATATACGGAGACATAATCCGAGCATGCATGCATGGACAAACGTATTTAGGACCTCTACTCTTTTTCACCAGCAACGTCCGTCATCGGAAGATTCGAACTAGAATTCCCATCTTTCCCCGTGTACAACTTTGCGCATACGAGATAATACCCAAAATTCGCCAGCCCAACCCCAGCCAGCAGCCAATACACACAATCCAACCTCCCATCGTTCAAGTTCTCCGGCAACCAACCGGTGCTCCTCCGTACCAGGTTGACCAACACGGTGCTCAGATAATAAGCTATCCCGATCATCGCCGAGACCATTGCGGTTGAGCTGTTGCTTAGGTTCGCCGGGAATTCTCGGAAGTACAACAACACTTGTCCCGGAAAATGGAATGCTTCTCCAATTCCAACCAGAATCAGCTGGGGGAATAGCCACAGTACAGACATTGGGACTGAATGATTGTTGATATTTTGGAGATGGTGGAGATGGGCTGTCCTGAGCCTGCGTGACTCGATTAGTGCCGATGCAATCATGCCGAGCACATTCAGGAGATGACCTACACCAATCCTGTGGAATACTGTTGGAGGCGAACCGGTCAGCTTCTTCCACAGTGGTGACGGGGATTGACAGCGATCGATCAAAGCGAGAGAGACCAAGCTGGAGATCATGACCATGACAAGGACTGAACCGGCAGGGATCATGAAATGGGGTCCTAAATGGCGGTCCATGGTTAGGGCTTGGAGGACTGTCATGCTGTTTTGGACAGCGATTGGGGTGCTCAGGAAGATGGCGCTTGACCACAGTGGTAACACTTTGATCACAGCCTTTAGGTCCTCCACTTGTTGCACTGTGCATAGCCTCCAAGGTCTGGCGATCGAGTTGTCGGGCTTGGTGTCCCCATCAGTTTTCACAGCGGCACGATTCAGGAACCtgcaaaagggaaaaggaatCAACTCCCATCACTTTCAGTTGTGAATTACCTGTAACTTCATATCTCCTGATAGCTTGATTTCGCCAATCGATGTTATTTTTAGTTCCGGCTTAGATGAGGAATCGAACTGATGTTGTGTGCCTAAATTAAATTCATATTCTGTTACCTAACCACTAAATCAACACAATGAGATTTCGTCTAGGAATTTCGATTGCTGGTCCTATCTATTTGAGAAGAAAACATGTTCGTCAATCAGTGCCACAATACTGTTTCGTCATTTAGGTAAAGAAGTCTTAGCAAACATTATACAGAAAGAATTGATTCCGCGCTCTTGTTTGTGGGCACCTGAAGTTCTTTTTAGGCGGTACCTCCACCTCCTTATTCTGTCCATGTCGGCCATAATAGAACTCATCACCATCCAGCGTGAGCTGAAGCTTCCATTTCCGAAAACTAGCAACAAGGACACGAGCTAAGCTCAATATTGGACTCCCCTCAGGTGTCTCGTGGCGATAATACCGATTTCCTGCGACGAGAACCGCAAGCCCAACGAGGTTCGCGGCGACGCATAACCAAAATCCCAGGGCCCAACTCACACTGTCCTCGATGTACACGATCAGCGTGCTGCTTAGAACGAAACCGGCATACTGTGCAAAGAAGAACCAGTTGAAGAAAGTCGATTGATCCTTTTGGCTTTCGAACTGGTTCGCCCCTAATGTTGCTGTGGTGAACCTCACTCCGGATGCTCCGAGTGTCGCTAGAACTATCCCCGTGTAGAGCACGGCGAGTTGAAGGTTTGATGGGGCTTTGCACGAGCTTGATTTGTCTCCGCAGGGCTCGGGTCTCAACGAATTAAACGTCGCCGTCAAGGATAAAAAGACCACACCCTGCAATTGGCAATTCGGCCAAAATTCATCAGAGACAAGATTCTCAGTAAGTCTTACATACAAGAGAGCCCTCGAGATGTCTGTTCTCGAGTAATCTCAATATTTCCAGCATAGGAAAAAAACAGAGACTCCCTTGGAAGGCAGGTTGTTACGGTTTGCTACTGAGAATCTGTTTTCTAATGTTCTCGATCAGTTCACTATGAAAACGATGTGATCATGTCCAGACTCTAAGTAGTATATTACTTGCAATTAGCCCACTATTACCAAAGACTCTGTAATTCAACAATTGAAAGAGAAGCTGTGAATGGCATGATTGTGAGGTTCAGATGATTCCGTACCACTGAGGCTACGAAGGAGGAGACGGAGGCAACCACGAAGCATCCGAGTTTAGAGTCGGCTATGATCGCGGCGAGGATCGGAAGGAGACAGAAGCAGCCGTTGACCACGTTGTAAATCTGCGCAGCGTCGATCCGGTTCACGTCAAACTCTTGGATCAAATACACGATCAAGTTCGTCATCCATCCATTTCCAcccatcatcaacaaggccacGGTGCCTGGTTCATCATGGCAAAGACGTTTCAGACGTTCGAATAAAATCCGTTCgactcggagagagagagagagagagagagagagagagagagacctgtgaTGAATGGGAATGTAATCCAACCAGCTCGTTTACTCTCGGCGTTGCAGAGTTTTAGCTCGGCCTCGCCGTTGTCGCCCATCATGCATCTGGCTTTGCTTGAGCCTGACCTCTCCATCTTCAACTCTTGAGTGAACTTGTTGGGCGATAGAAGAGACTGGCGCCTACTTATAGGGGGGATGCCCACGTTGGTGTCGACAGATCCTTTTTGCCAAAGGACAAGTTGACACCTGACCCACCATCATGTCTTATCCAATTAAGAAGCTTTGACTATACGAAGTGGGGGTCAATAAGATTGGATCGAATCAAGAACCACCAAGACCAGATCGACTTGGTGCGATTTCTAGTTCCATAAACTTGGAACCGGTGATTTTCGACcaattacttttttatttttttatttatttcttaaaagtaaatctaattttttttttggtcagataaaGATTCCTTTCATTTCCTCAAGTAGGTTGATCATTACAAATTATGCGGGCTTTCGAACATATAAGGTCCCAAAGAACACGAGGCATATTAGAAAGCCAATTCTTAGTAAATCTAACTATTGACCAGTTGCATTTTAATTAATAATCCACTAGTTTCATACGATCGCCTAGGAATCAACTCGATTTTCGATTGctgagtgagattagactggaTCAAGAAACAATTCCCCTTAATATGAATACTATCAAAACAAAGCAATGGTCTTTACTAAACACCGAATGGTCTGATTAGATTCACTCGAACCGCCATGATCGATTGTCCGAAAGCACGAGAAAAGCGCGCGGTAAGCCCCTAGGGATGGTTCGGGACACGTCCGAACTCCGCTTCGGTATCATCCGAAAGCACGAGAAAAGCGGTGCGGCGTTgctaagtcattcatttttgttgGGGTTATATAACATATTCAAGCTTTTAGGGTGCACATGGTAATACTTCTGAAAGTGGACTTTTGCTCTGGAAGTGCTTCAGGAGCAgaaattaatttgataaaaaattttacttctaaaagGAATTTCtattgaattttcacttctaaagttggTTATTCCTCCAattgaagaagttaaaaaaaattacttctcaactcaagaagtactttttgCCTTACCCTCTTTTTATTACACCCTCCCTCTCTTTTCGACCACATTCGCCTTTGCCCGCCACCAACCTTAGACGCCGCCCACCGttgaccaccaccaccacctatCGCTAATCGCCGACCATTGCTGGCCGCCGCCCATTGCCAACCTCCGCCGGCCGCCACCTATCGTCGCTCGCAACCATCGTCGACCGTCGCCAACCATCGCTCGCCGCCGCCCATGACCACCGTCCACCACCAACCTCTATCGGCCACCCCCTCACTACCAACCGCCCACCACCGTCGCCGTTGAGCACCGTCCACCGCCTATTACTACCAACCACTAACCACGGCTACCAACGGTTAACCATCACCTCGTCTACCGCCGCCAACCATTGCCGTCTACTATTGCAGCCGAGTCGCCGTCTTCGGCCattagagtaaaaaataaataatattttttttattttaaaaaaattaataatattttttaatgaaaaaatatttttttaaagaattttaaaaagttttaaaatgaagtagaaattttttggctgtcgataataattttttgtagaagattttgtgttaataatgtttcaaaagtataaattttcaaccgttattaAACGAATTctcttatcagaaatcaacttttggagtagaaatagaataaataatttctacttttgagaagaagtaaaaaaatcaacttttaatcgaaaattaatttctgaagcagaagatTGCGATGTGCACCTTAGCGATTCGACTGTTACGTTTGGTGTAATGTTGACATACCCAGCTTTATCGAAAAGTCCAAGTGGACTGCACTGCAATAATTGCCTTAGTGGCTCCCTCGAGTCTTATGGGCTTTCGTCAGCTTAGTCTTATGTTCCATCTATAGTATAGTTTAATAACTAATTAATCTCATGTTTAACTTCTATAAGTCACAACTAAGAATAAGATATATTACAAGAAATTTGTTTCCG is a window from the Rhodamnia argentea isolate NSW1041297 chromosome 8, ASM2092103v1, whole genome shotgun sequence genome containing:
- the LOC115738324 gene encoding protein NRT1/ PTR FAMILY 2.7-like; translated protein: MERSGSSKARCMMGDNGEAELKLCNAESKRAGWITFPFITGTVALLMMGGNGWMTNLIVYLIQEFDVNRIDAAQIYNVVNGCFCLLPILAAIIADSKLGCFVVASVSSFVASVGVVFLSLTATFNSLRPEPCGDKSSSCKAPSNLQLAVLYTGIVLATLGASGVRFTTATLGANQFESQKDQSTFFNWFFFAQYAGFVLSSTLIVYIEDSVSWALGFWLCVAANLVGLAVLVAGNRYYRHETPEGSPILSLARVLVASFRKWKLQLTLDGDEFYYGRHGQNKEVEVPPKKNFRFLNRAAVKTDGDTKPDNSIARPWRLCTVQQVEDLKAVIKVLPLWSSAIFLSTPIAVQNSMTVLQALTMDRHLGPHFMIPAGSVLVMVMISSLVSLALIDRCQSPSPLWKKLTGSPPTVFHRIGVGHLLNVLGMIASALIESRRLRTAHLHHLQNINNHSVPMSVLWLFPQLILVGIGEAFHFPGQVLLYFREFPANLSNSSTAMVSAMIGIAYYLSTVLVNLVRRSTGWLPENLNDGRLDCVYWLLAGVGLANFGYYLVCAKLYTGKDGNSSSNLPMTDVAGEKE